The following coding sequences are from one Granulicella sp. L56 window:
- the rpmG gene encoding 50S ribosomal protein L33 has translation MREIITLQCPECKNRNYSTTKNKKTTTGRLEFSKFCNTCRKHTDHKETK, from the coding sequence ATGCGCGAAATCATTACATTGCAATGCCCCGAGTGCAAGAACAGGAATTACTCGACGACGAAGAACAAGAAGACGACCACTGGCCGTCTCGAGTTCTCGAAGTTCTGCAATACCTGCCGCAAGCACACGGACCACAAAGAGACGAAGTAA
- a CDS encoding PadR family transcriptional regulator, which translates to MPKSGMPSGALVMLVLRVLRSGPIHGYAIAQRIHALSTEVLQVEEGVLYPALQKMLLKGWVTAEWGISETNRKVRFYSITAAGHQQLDAELSDYGRVTEAIQAILRTA; encoded by the coding sequence ATGCCTAAATCTGGAATGCCTTCCGGGGCGCTGGTCATGCTGGTTCTGCGGGTACTGCGGTCGGGGCCGATCCATGGCTACGCCATCGCACAGCGTATTCACGCACTGTCGACCGAGGTGCTGCAGGTGGAGGAGGGTGTGCTGTATCCGGCGTTGCAAAAGATGCTGCTCAAAGGCTGGGTTACTGCTGAATGGGGCATCTCGGAGACGAACCGCAAGGTCCGCTTCTACTCCATTACTGCGGCTGGCCATCAGCAGCTCGATGCCGAGCTTTCAGACTATGGCCGGGTTACCGAGGCCATTCAGGCCATATTGCGTACTGCCTAA
- a CDS encoding ABC transporter permease, whose product MGSLLRRLHYLLNRRQLDHELENDMEFHREMMAREGRRNFGNMLRLREQARDAWGWTWIERLGQDLRYAARTLMRSPGFTATAVLVLAIGIGVNVTAFSLFNMIALKPLPVRDPDSLVQLQRRSPEIIQGEMPYPSVIFYRDHAKTLSAVMAVMGVPPMNLEGSAEPVRTSFATGNYFSELGTPAALGRLFEPVVEDKVDAAPVAVLSYGAWQRRFGGDPSVVGRTIRLDNKPATVIGILPSAFASLGGQTPDVWLPLAQQPYFIEGSKVLTDSSASSVRMWARLAPGVTAKMAEQELLALTNELRRQHPKEIWDNEYIRSDPGGHLQVMRPEMYQVAAMVAVLTLLILMVACANLGGLLLARGVTREHEMGIRMAIGASRKRIFRQLFTESLLLASLGAIVGVALSYAVLRVALVWLDAPPWLSPVPDWRVLAFSISVALGAAIFFGLTPALQIARQRQRKTIARQVLIGAQVAASCVLLIVAGLLVRAMHHTLYTSPGFGYEHVFSIDPQLGAHGYTPSSAQMYLNQMESRLLAMPGVTSVSLVRLPPMGRSVSRIDTEIEGHSWAIYPNWVEPGFFQTMNIPLLIGRTLLPGEKNAVVISESFARRRWPDQNPLGKQFETDKSASGQHDTVVGVVGDAHLNALNDDDAVEEYWSAQADDMPAMSLVVKMAGPTESFIPVAKTIAEGLDPKVFPEIRPLKSMFNETVSKVEQIAMIVSLIGLVAVLLAGIGIVGLVAYSVSQRTKEIAIRLALGAERAHVLAAVLRQFAWPMMIGLFAGVGVAAGASKVLRKVLFGISNLDPASYVGAIAVLVGIVGLATLLPARRALQLNMAKILHYE is encoded by the coding sequence GTGGGTTCACTCTTGCGTCGTCTGCATTATCTGTTGAATCGTCGCCAGCTCGATCATGAGTTGGAGAACGATATGGAGTTTCATCGCGAGATGATGGCGCGTGAAGGACGAAGAAACTTTGGCAATATGCTTCGTCTGCGAGAGCAGGCCCGCGATGCCTGGGGTTGGACCTGGATTGAACGCTTAGGGCAGGATCTGCGTTATGCGGCACGAACGCTGATGCGGTCGCCTGGCTTCACAGCGACGGCTGTTCTGGTGCTTGCAATTGGTATTGGTGTCAACGTCACGGCGTTCAGCCTGTTCAATATGATTGCGCTTAAGCCATTACCTGTCCGCGACCCTGATTCGCTTGTCCAGCTCCAGAGGCGTTCGCCGGAGATTATCCAGGGAGAGATGCCCTATCCCTCCGTGATCTTCTATCGCGACCATGCGAAGACCTTGTCCGCTGTGATGGCGGTGATGGGTGTTCCTCCGATGAATCTCGAAGGCAGTGCGGAGCCGGTGCGTACCAGCTTTGCTACGGGAAACTACTTCAGCGAACTGGGAACTCCTGCCGCCCTGGGCAGGCTCTTCGAGCCGGTCGTGGAGGACAAGGTGGATGCGGCCCCCGTGGCTGTGTTGAGCTATGGTGCGTGGCAGAGACGCTTTGGGGGAGACCCCTCGGTGGTGGGACGAACCATTCGTCTCGACAATAAGCCTGCTACCGTGATCGGGATTCTGCCATCTGCGTTTGCCAGTCTGGGAGGGCAGACCCCCGATGTCTGGCTGCCATTGGCGCAACAACCCTACTTCATCGAAGGCAGCAAGGTGCTGACCGATAGCTCGGCTTCGAGCGTCCGCATGTGGGCGCGGCTGGCTCCGGGTGTTACCGCAAAGATGGCCGAGCAGGAGTTGCTGGCGTTGACCAATGAACTGCGCAGGCAGCATCCCAAGGAGATCTGGGACAACGAATATATTCGTAGTGATCCGGGCGGCCATTTGCAGGTGATGAGGCCGGAGATGTATCAGGTGGCGGCTATGGTTGCCGTGCTGACCCTTCTGATTCTCATGGTGGCGTGTGCCAATCTGGGAGGGTTGTTGCTGGCGCGCGGCGTTACGCGGGAGCATGAGATGGGAATTCGAATGGCCATCGGCGCCAGCAGGAAGCGTATCTTCCGGCAGTTGTTTACGGAGAGCCTGCTGTTAGCTTCCCTGGGTGCGATTGTCGGGGTTGCACTCAGCTATGCGGTGCTGCGTGTGGCCCTGGTCTGGCTCGACGCTCCGCCGTGGTTGAGCCCTGTGCCGGATTGGCGGGTCCTCGCGTTTTCGATCAGCGTGGCATTGGGGGCCGCGATCTTTTTTGGATTGACGCCGGCCTTGCAGATCGCGCGGCAGCGGCAGAGGAAGACGATAGCGCGACAGGTGCTGATAGGCGCGCAGGTGGCGGCGAGCTGCGTTCTGCTGATTGTGGCGGGGTTGCTGGTGCGGGCAATGCACCACACGCTCTATACTTCGCCAGGCTTTGGGTATGAACATGTTTTTTCGATTGATCCGCAACTGGGGGCGCACGGCTATACGCCAAGCTCTGCGCAGATGTATCTGAATCAGATGGAGAGTCGATTGCTGGCTATGCCAGGCGTGACGTCAGTGTCGCTGGTCAGGCTGCCGCCTATGGGCCGAAGTGTCTCGCGCATCGACACTGAAATCGAGGGACATTCCTGGGCGATCTATCCGAACTGGGTCGAGCCAGGCTTTTTTCAGACGATGAACATTCCGCTTCTGATCGGGCGTACTCTGCTGCCGGGTGAGAAGAATGCGGTTGTCATCAGCGAATCGTTCGCCCGTAGACGGTGGCCGGACCAGAACCCGCTCGGCAAGCAGTTTGAGACCGATAAGTCTGCGAGTGGCCAGCACGATACGGTCGTGGGGGTTGTCGGAGACGCTCACCTGAACGCCCTTAATGACGACGATGCGGTAGAAGAATATTGGTCTGCGCAAGCGGACGATATGCCAGCCATGTCGCTGGTTGTGAAGATGGCCGGTCCGACGGAAAGTTTCATCCCTGTGGCAAAGACCATCGCCGAAGGTCTTGATCCGAAGGTATTTCCAGAGATTCGCCCGCTCAAGAGCATGTTTAACGAAACGGTATCGAAAGTGGAGCAGATCGCCATGATTGTAAGTCTGATTGGGCTTGTGGCGGTGCTGCTGGCAGGCATAGGGATTGTTGGGCTGGTGGCCTACTCCGTATCGCAGCGGACCAAGGAGATTGCGATACGGCTGGCATTGGGCGCGGAGCGGGCGCATGTGCTGGCTGCTGTGCTGCGCCAGTTCGCATGGCCGATGATGATTGGATTATTTGCAGGCGTTGGCGTGGCAGCAGGCGCATCGAAGGTACTGCGAAAGGTGTTGTTTGGGATCAGCAATCTTGATCCTGCGAGTTACGTGGGGGCGATTGCGGTTCTGGTTGGAATCGTAGGCCTCGCAACCCTCCTTCCAGCCAGGCGGGCACTGCAGTTGAATATGGCAAAAATTCTTCATTATGAGTAG
- the rpsL gene encoding 30S ribosomal protein S12: protein MPTFHQLVKQGRTPTRYKTASPALQGSPQRRGVCTRVYTQTPKKPNSALRKVARVRLTNGIEVTTYIPGIGHNLQEHSIVLIRGGRVKDLPGVRYHVVRGTLDSVGVANRKQSRSKYGAKRPKAAAK from the coding sequence GTGCCTACGTTCCATCAGCTCGTCAAGCAGGGCCGCACGCCCACACGTTATAAGACCGCCAGCCCCGCGTTGCAGGGTTCGCCCCAGCGCCGTGGCGTCTGCACCCGCGTCTACACCCAGACCCCCAAGAAGCCGAACTCGGCCCTCCGCAAGGTCGCGCGTGTTCGTCTCACCAACGGGATTGAAGTTACGACCTATATCCCGGGCATCGGCCACAACCTGCAGGAGCACTCGATTGTGCTGATTCGCGGCGGCCGTGTGAAGGATCTGCCGGGTGTTCGCTACCACGTTGTTCGGGGAACCCTGGATTCGGTCGGCGTTGCCAACCGCAAGCAGAGCCGCTCGAAGTATGGCGCGAAGCGTCCGAAGGCCGCTGCCAAGTAA
- the tuf gene encoding elongation factor Tu, whose amino-acid sequence MGKEKFDRSKPHVNIGTIGHIDHGKTTLTAAITKVLSKHNPNNKFRSFDTIDNAPEERERGITIATSHVEYETKNRHYAHVDCPGHADYIKNMITGAAQMDGAILVVAATDGPMPQTKEHVLLARQVGVPFIVVFLNKCDAVEDEELIELVEMEVRELLSKYDYPGDDTPIIRGSALGALNGEAQWEAKIDELMEAVDKYVPQPERAVDLPFLMPIEDIFSISGRGTVVTGRIERGKIKVGEACSIVGFRDTQQTVCTGVEMFKKQLDEGLAGDNAGLLLRGIAKEDVERGMVLAKPGSITPHTQFKGEIYVLSKEEGGRHTPFFNGYRPQFYFRTTDVTGSAKLPEGTEMVMPGDNIQLEITLHTPVAMEKGLRFAIREGGRTVGAGTISEIIK is encoded by the coding sequence ATGGGCAAGGAAAAGTTTGACCGGTCAAAGCCGCACGTAAACATTGGAACGATTGGGCACATCGACCACGGCAAGACGACGCTGACAGCGGCGATCACGAAGGTGCTGTCGAAGCACAACCCGAACAACAAGTTCCGTTCGTTCGACACGATCGATAACGCTCCTGAAGAGCGTGAGCGCGGTATCACGATTGCGACTTCGCATGTGGAGTATGAGACAAAGAACCGTCACTACGCGCACGTCGACTGTCCTGGCCACGCGGACTACATCAAGAACATGATCACGGGTGCGGCGCAGATGGACGGCGCGATCCTGGTGGTGGCTGCGACCGACGGTCCGATGCCACAGACCAAGGAGCACGTTCTGCTGGCGCGCCAGGTTGGCGTTCCATTCATCGTTGTGTTTTTGAACAAGTGCGATGCGGTCGAAGACGAAGAGCTGATCGAGCTGGTCGAGATGGAGGTTCGCGAGCTGCTGTCGAAGTACGACTACCCTGGCGACGATACCCCGATCATCCGCGGTTCGGCTCTTGGAGCCCTGAACGGCGAAGCGCAGTGGGAAGCGAAGATCGACGAGCTGATGGAGGCGGTGGACAAGTATGTTCCCCAGCCGGAGCGCGCGGTCGACCTTCCGTTCCTGATGCCGATCGAAGACATCTTCTCGATCTCGGGCCGTGGCACGGTAGTGACTGGCCGTATCGAGCGTGGCAAGATCAAGGTTGGCGAGGCGTGCTCGATCGTCGGCTTCCGCGACACCCAGCAGACGGTGTGCACGGGCGTCGAGATGTTCAAGAAGCAGTTGGACGAAGGCCTGGCGGGCGACAATGCCGGTCTTCTTCTGCGCGGTATCGCAAAGGAAGATGTGGAGCGCGGCATGGTTCTGGCGAAGCCGGGATCGATTACGCCGCACACCCAGTTCAAGGGCGAGATCTATGTGCTGTCGAAGGAAGAGGGTGGACGTCATACTCCGTTCTTCAACGGCTACCGTCCCCAGTTCTACTTCCGGACCACGGACGTGACCGGATCGGCGAAGCTGCCGGAAGGCACCGAGATGGTGATGCCGGGCGACAACATCCAGTTGGAGATCACGCTGCACACGCCGGTTGCCATGGAGAAGGGCTTGCGCTTCGCCATCCGCGAAGGCGGACGTACCGTCGGCGCGGGAACCATCTCAGAGATCATCAAGTAA
- the fusA gene encoding elongation factor G has protein sequence MARTTPLNRCRNIGIMAHIDAGKTTTTERILFYTGITHRIGEVHEGTATMDWMEQEQERGITITSAATTCTWKNIRINIIDTPGHVDFTAEVERSLRVLDGAVACFDAVAGVQPQSETVWRQADKYKVPRICFINKMDRAGADAVYATKTIVDRLGARAVALNIAVGAEAKFAGVIDLVTMKAILWHDETMGAEYSVEEIPADLLETAKEARHTLIEAVAENDDELMHMYLEGQEPTEAQLKAGIRKATIGMKIFPVLCGSAFKNKGVQTLLDAVVDYLPSPLDIPAIVGHNPDNMEEEVLRHADDSEPFAALGFKIMTDPFVGQLIFIRAYSGQLKTGDSVLNPRTGKTERIGRLLKMHANKREEITEILAGDICAAVGLKNLVTGDTICSDRYPVALESIDFPKTVIEVAVEPKTKADQEKMGMALAKLAQEDPTFNVHTDIDSGQTIIAGMGELHLEIIVDRMMREYKVEANVGKPQVAYRETIRSNSDAEGKYIRQTGGSGNYGHCKIRISPNEPGKGYEFSNDTKGGAIPKEYVKPIDQGIQDAMLRGILAGYEMVDIKVSLYDGSYHDVDSNEMAFKIAGSMAFKEAARKAKPVLLEPVMDVEVTVPEEYMGTIIGDLNSRRGRIEGMEMVGGTQAIKATVPLSTMFGYATHMRSSTQGRANYSMQFKQYEEAPRSVSEEIIAKVQGKDSK, from the coding sequence GTGGCACGCACTACACCTCTGAATCGTTGCCGAAATATCGGGATTATGGCGCACATCGACGCCGGCAAGACGACGACGACCGAGCGCATCCTCTTCTATACGGGCATCACGCACCGTATCGGTGAGGTGCATGAGGGTACTGCGACCATGGACTGGATGGAGCAGGAGCAGGAGCGCGGCATCACGATTACGTCCGCTGCTACGACCTGCACCTGGAAGAACATCCGCATCAATATCATCGATACGCCCGGCCACGTAGATTTTACGGCCGAGGTGGAGCGTTCGCTGCGCGTTCTTGACGGCGCAGTTGCCTGCTTCGATGCTGTGGCCGGTGTTCAGCCTCAGTCGGAGACGGTATGGCGTCAGGCTGATAAGTACAAGGTTCCCCGCATCTGCTTCATTAATAAAATGGACCGCGCAGGAGCCGATGCGGTCTATGCGACCAAGACGATTGTTGACCGTCTGGGCGCGCGTGCCGTGGCTTTGAATATTGCCGTGGGCGCCGAAGCAAAATTTGCCGGTGTCATTGACCTGGTCACGATGAAGGCCATTCTCTGGCACGATGAGACGATGGGTGCCGAGTATTCGGTGGAAGAGATTCCCGCCGACTTGCTGGAGACGGCTAAAGAGGCGCGCCATACTCTGATCGAAGCAGTTGCAGAGAATGACGATGAGCTGATGCACATGTATCTCGAGGGGCAGGAGCCGACCGAGGCGCAGCTCAAGGCTGGCATTCGCAAGGCGACCATTGGGATGAAGATCTTCCCCGTGCTCTGCGGTTCGGCTTTCAAAAACAAGGGCGTACAGACGCTGCTTGACGCTGTTGTTGACTATCTGCCCAGCCCGCTGGATATTCCCGCCATTGTCGGACACAATCCTGACAACATGGAAGAAGAGGTTCTTCGTCACGCGGACGATAGCGAGCCTTTCGCGGCCCTTGGCTTCAAGATTATGACCGATCCGTTCGTTGGTCAGCTTATTTTTATCCGCGCCTACTCGGGTCAGCTCAAGACCGGCGATTCTGTACTCAATCCGCGTACCGGCAAGACGGAACGTATTGGCCGTTTGCTGAAGATGCACGCCAACAAGCGCGAAGAGATTACAGAAATTCTGGCTGGCGATATCTGCGCAGCTGTCGGCCTTAAGAACCTTGTGACCGGTGACACGATCTGCAGCGACAGGTACCCTGTTGCGCTCGAGTCTATTGACTTCCCGAAGACCGTGATTGAGGTTGCGGTTGAACCCAAGACGAAGGCTGACCAGGAAAAGATGGGCATGGCCCTCGCCAAGCTGGCGCAGGAAGATCCTACCTTCAACGTTCACACCGACATTGATTCGGGTCAGACCATTATTGCGGGTATGGGCGAGCTTCACCTTGAGATCATCGTCGATCGCATGATGCGCGAGTACAAGGTTGAGGCCAACGTCGGCAAGCCGCAGGTTGCTTACCGCGAGACCATCCGTTCCAACTCGGACGCAGAGGGCAAGTACATTCGCCAGACCGGCGGTTCAGGTAACTACGGCCACTGCAAGATTCGCATCAGCCCCAATGAGCCTGGCAAGGGCTACGAGTTTTCAAACGACACCAAGGGTGGAGCGATTCCCAAGGAGTACGTCAAGCCGATCGACCAGGGTATTCAGGACGCCATGCTGCGCGGCATTCTGGCTGGCTACGAGATGGTCGACATCAAAGTCTCGCTTTACGACGGCAGCTATCACGATGTCGACTCGAACGAAATGGCATTCAAGATCGCTGGTTCCATGGCGTTCAAGGAAGCGGCCCGCAAGGCGAAGCCGGTTCTGCTTGAGCCGGTGATGGATGTGGAAGTTACGGTTCCTGAAGAGTATATGGGTACCATCATCGGTGACTTGAACAGCCGCCGTGGACGCATCGAAGGCATGGAGATGGTTGGCGGCACGCAGGCGATCAAGGCGACTGTCCCGCTGAGCACCATGTTCGGTTATGCGACGCACATGCGGTCGTCCACGCAAGGCCGCGCTAACTACTCAATGCAGTTCAAGCAGTATGAAGAGGCACCGCGGTCGGTCTCGGAAGAGATTATCGCCAAGGTGCAGGGCAAGGATAGCAAGTAA
- the rpsG gene encoding 30S ribosomal protein S7 gives MPRKGYIAKREVAPDPVYNSTLVTKFVNSMMWGGKKSTAQGIFYTAMTNLEQKGGDEALKLFKKAIENCKPLLEVKSRRVGGANYQVPIEVLPERRTSLAIRWLVTYGRARGEKGMVEKLTAELLDAANGRGAAMKKKEDVHRMAEANKAFAHYRW, from the coding sequence ATGCCCAGAAAAGGCTATATCGCGAAGCGTGAAGTTGCACCGGACCCGGTGTACAACTCGACCCTGGTTACGAAGTTCGTGAACTCAATGATGTGGGGCGGCAAGAAGTCGACCGCGCAGGGTATTTTCTACACTGCCATGACCAACCTGGAGCAGAAGGGTGGCGACGAGGCCCTCAAGCTGTTCAAGAAGGCCATCGAGAACTGCAAGCCTTTGCTTGAAGTCAAGAGCCGCCGCGTTGGCGGTGCGAACTATCAGGTGCCGATCGAAGTTCTGCCGGAGCGCCGCACTTCGCTGGCGATTCGCTGGCTGGTGACGTATGGCCGTGCACGCGGTGAGAAGGGCATGGTGGAGAAGTTGACCGCCGAGCTGCTCGATGCCGCCAATGGCCGTGGCGCCGCGATGAAGAAGAAGGAAGACGTTCACCGCATGGCTGAGGCAAACAAGGCGTTTGCTCACTATCGCTGGTAA
- the nusG gene encoding transcription termination/antitermination protein NusG, with amino-acid sequence MREEGTTMAAEEQNPEEQNLAAAKAGEEASTENPEEQLAPPVNENFKWYIIHAYSGFERKVRESLESRISAFGLQNKIGRIMIPTEPVTELRNGKKYTIERVFLPGYVLVEMDLDNDLWHVIKNTPRVTGFLGTGDNPVALSEQEVSSIIFRSDSTKDKPSMKIKFDKGEQVRINEGPFANFTGAVDEVNEDKQTLKVMVSIFGRSTPVEIEFSKVDKITE; translated from the coding sequence ATGCGCGAAGAAGGCACAACGATGGCGGCAGAAGAGCAAAATCCGGAAGAGCAGAACCTCGCGGCAGCAAAGGCCGGAGAGGAAGCATCCACTGAAAATCCGGAGGAGCAGCTTGCCCCGCCGGTGAATGAAAATTTCAAGTGGTACATCATCCACGCCTACTCCGGGTTCGAGCGCAAGGTACGCGAGTCGCTGGAGAGCCGCATCTCGGCCTTCGGCCTGCAGAACAAGATCGGCCGCATCATGATTCCGACCGAGCCGGTCACGGAACTGCGCAACGGCAAGAAGTACACCATCGAGCGCGTCTTCCTTCCCGGCTATGTTCTGGTCGAGATGGATCTCGACAACGACCTCTGGCACGTCATCAAGAACACGCCTCGGGTCACGGGCTTCCTTGGCACCGGCGATAATCCGGTGGCGCTCTCCGAGCAGGAAGTCAGCTCGATTATTTTCCGTTCCGACTCCACGAAGGACAAGCCTTCGATGAAGATCAAGTTCGACAAGGGCGAGCAGGTCCGCATCAACGAGGGCCCCTTCGCCAACTTCACCGGGGCCGTCGACGAAGTGAACGAAGACAAGCAGACGTTGAAGGTCATGGTCAGCATCTTTGGCCGTTCCACCCCGGTCGAGATCGAGTTCTCGAAGGTGGACAAGATCACCGAATAA
- a CDS encoding S9 family peptidase, whose product MILSALCPLPAQTTSTTPHQDARIGALIQMLGQTKEPTEAAISPDGKTVAWSVETSDGSQIHLTDIGSPSNDTILRTEAEATDCSNEAPIWSPDGQWLAFDSTCAAKEDKPDQEQIFVWSKKTGQCRQLTHVTGEIDMPAWSPDGRSIGFLFVENATRNAGALAAMKPWNGVIGEDGIEIQRVAAVDVASGTVSQLSPANLHVYEFDWSPDSKRLAYVAANPPGENNWWVAQLYVQTAEKDATPQSILKPTEISGPLHNLQIAVPRWSPDGRQIAFIGGLMSDQGSTGGDIYLIPASGGEPRNLTPERPASVAFIHWISPEVIGLAEHVGGNTHITSINTETSSDAKTVDITFPETIWANELAMSISTSKSQNVALVRTSFEKSPEVWAGPIEHLKQITHLNDDLKPLWGKAEDIHWSNEGFNVQGWLLYPANYDPAKKYPLVVYVHGGPSAAVTPRWPSASYGGVPFSALGYFVFMPNPRGSFGQGEKFTQANVKDFGYGDLRDTLAGMDFLEQHFPIDKSREGITGWSYGGFMTMFAVTQTTRFKAAVAGAGISDWQSYYGENSIDQWMIPFFGKSVYDDPAIYAKSSAINYIKNAKTPTLLVVGDRDGECPAPQSFEFWHALRAEGVKTQLVVYPDEGHHFVNADHSRDVLERALNWFETEMP is encoded by the coding sequence TTGATCCTCTCTGCCCTCTGCCCCCTCCCGGCCCAGACGACGAGCACAACGCCTCATCAAGATGCCCGCATCGGCGCTCTGATCCAGATGCTTGGCCAGACGAAAGAACCCACCGAGGCCGCAATCTCGCCTGACGGCAAGACCGTGGCATGGTCGGTCGAGACATCCGACGGCTCCCAGATTCACCTGACCGATATAGGCAGCCCCTCAAACGACACCATCCTCAGGACCGAGGCCGAGGCCACCGACTGCTCCAACGAAGCCCCCATCTGGTCGCCCGACGGCCAGTGGCTGGCCTTCGACTCCACCTGCGCAGCGAAAGAAGACAAGCCAGACCAGGAGCAGATCTTCGTCTGGTCGAAGAAGACCGGCCAGTGCCGACAGCTCACCCACGTCACCGGCGAGATTGACATGCCCGCATGGTCGCCCGACGGCCGCTCTATCGGCTTCCTCTTCGTCGAGAACGCCACCCGCAACGCCGGTGCGCTCGCCGCCATGAAGCCGTGGAACGGCGTCATCGGCGAGGACGGCATCGAAATTCAGCGCGTAGCCGCGGTAGACGTGGCCAGCGGCACCGTCTCGCAACTCTCCCCGGCCAACCTGCATGTCTACGAATTCGACTGGTCGCCCGATTCGAAGCGCCTCGCCTACGTCGCTGCCAATCCTCCCGGCGAAAACAACTGGTGGGTCGCCCAGCTTTATGTGCAGACCGCAGAGAAGGACGCAACCCCGCAATCGATCCTGAAGCCAACCGAAATCTCAGGCCCCCTCCACAACCTTCAGATCGCTGTCCCCCGCTGGTCGCCCGACGGCAGGCAGATCGCCTTCATCGGCGGCCTGATGAGCGATCAAGGCTCAACCGGTGGCGACATTTATTTAATCCCTGCCTCCGGTGGGGAGCCGCGCAACCTCACTCCCGAAAGACCCGCATCAGTGGCCTTTATTCACTGGATCTCCCCCGAAGTCATCGGTCTGGCCGAGCACGTGGGCGGCAACACCCACATCACCTCCATCAACACGGAGACCAGCAGCGACGCCAAGACAGTCGATATCACCTTCCCCGAAACTATCTGGGCAAACGAGCTGGCCATGAGCATCTCAACCTCTAAAAGCCAAAACGTAGCGCTCGTCCGAACCTCCTTCGAGAAAAGCCCCGAGGTCTGGGCTGGCCCCATCGAACATCTCAAGCAGATCACCCATCTCAACGACGATTTGAAACCTCTCTGGGGCAAGGCCGAAGACATCCACTGGAGCAACGAGGGCTTCAACGTCCAGGGCTGGCTCCTCTACCCGGCAAATTACGATCCCGCCAAAAAATATCCCCTCGTCGTCTACGTCCACGGAGGCCCTTCAGCCGCCGTCACACCCCGCTGGCCCAGCGCCAGCTACGGCGGCGTCCCCTTCTCCGCGCTTGGCTACTTCGTCTTCATGCCCAACCCGCGCGGCAGCTTCGGCCAGGGCGAAAAGTTCACCCAGGCAAACGTCAAGGACTTCGGCTACGGCGACCTGCGCGACACCCTCGCCGGAATGGACTTCCTCGAACAGCACTTCCCCATCGACAAATCGCGCGAAGGCATTACCGGCTGGAGCTACGGCGGCTTCATGACCATGTTCGCCGTCACCCAGACCACACGCTTCAAAGCAGCCGTAGCTGGAGCAGGCATCAGCGACTGGCAGAGCTACTACGGCGAAAACTCCATCGACCAGTGGATGATTCCCTTCTTCGGCAAGTCCGTCTACGACGATCCGGCCATCTACGCCAAGAGCTCTGCCATCAACTACATCAAAAATGCAAAGACCCCCACTTTGCTGGTAGTAGGCGACCGCGACGGAGAGTGCCCCGCCCCCCAGAGCTTCGAGTTCTGGCACGCCCTCCGCGCCGAGGGCGTAAAGACCCAACTCGTCGTCTACCCCGACGAAGGCCACCACTTCGTCAACGCCGACCACAGCCGCGACGTCCTCGAACGCGCCCTGAACTGGTTTGAAACCGAAATGCCATGA
- the secE gene encoding preprotein translocase subunit SecE: protein MAKTVAIAEQTSPGIQQLKNQPERLREFLKEVRSEMRKVWWPGWPEVQSTTVVVVITVFIFAGYFWLVDNIIGRAIEALLHALTAS from the coding sequence ATGGCCAAGACGGTAGCAATAGCGGAACAGACAAGCCCTGGAATCCAGCAGTTGAAGAACCAGCCGGAACGCCTGCGCGAGTTCCTGAAGGAAGTGCGCAGTGAGATGCGCAAGGTCTGGTGGCCGGGATGGCCCGAAGTGCAGTCCACGACGGTCGTGGTCGTTATCACCGTCTTTATCTTCGCGGGCTATTTCTGGCTGGTCGATAACATCATCGGCCGCGCGATTGAAGCGCTGCTGCATGCGCTGACTGCAAGCTAG